In Osmerus mordax isolate fOsmMor3 chromosome 23, fOsmMor3.pri, whole genome shotgun sequence, one DNA window encodes the following:
- the med11 gene encoding mediator of RNA polymerase II transcription subunit 11: MANDRLRALEETEKEIAMILQCAGNIVLELSKDKHNASFLDRQLGQFQGSVNRVESELSSQIRYLTQVATGQPHEGSTYSARKDCQMALNRAEYARVKLGELGRTCELTLDPQT, encoded by the exons ATGGCTAACGACAGACTTCGAGCGCTCGAGGAGACCGAGAAGGAAATCGCGATGATTCTGCAGTGTGCTG GCAACATCGTACTGGAGCTGTCAAAAGACAAACACAACGCCAGTTTCCTGGACCGACAGCTCGGCCAGTTTCAAGGTTCCGTTAACAGAGTGGAGAGCGAGCTCAGCTCACAGATCCGCTACCTCACTCAG gtGGCCACAGGTCAGCCCCACGAGGGCTCCACCTACTCGGCCAGGAAGGACTGCCAGATGGCCCTGAACCGTGCTGAGTACGCCCGCGTCAAGCTAGGGGAGCTAGGACGCACCTGcgagctcacactggaccctcagacctga
- the LOC136967811 gene encoding E3 ubiquitin-protein ligase TRIM16-like, which produces MAQQGVVLDQDQFCCSVCLDLLKDPVTLACGHSYCSSCIEGCWDKDEQKGVYSCPQCRQSFTLRPALKRNYMLAEVVEKLKETRGAQAAPSELTSPAGPGEVTCDLCTGPRKQRALKSCLMCMVSYCQTHLQPHYQVPGLKKHKLVEATSGLQEMICASHDLPLLVFCRTDQQCICMLCTMEEHKGHDTVSVKSERKEKQDKLVLSQQEVQQRVQQREKELKELQEAVESLKRSGQAAVEDSERIFTELIRSIERRRSEVKDLIRAQQGAEVSQAEGLLERLEQEIAELRRRDAELEKLSHTEDNIHFLQNYQSLSSTSVSSDVPSISVPLQYFKHVTEVVSELRDKLEELIQREWSNISTTVSTVDVFLPPEPKTRADLLRYSCQLTLDPNTANMNLSLSEENRKVTCLKQQPYPDHPEKFTYYSQVLCREALSGRCYWEVERRGGCVDIAVSYKDIIRTDYNSYFGYNNKSWMLQCSSGGYTFRHNSVETAVTGPQSSRVGVYLDHKAGTLSFYSVVSDTVTLLHRVQTTFTQTLYPGIGLNLFGNHGDSAEILKLW; this is translated from the exons ATGGCCCAGCAGGGAGTTGTGCTGGACCAGGACCAGTTCTGCTGTTCCGTCTGTCTGGACCTCTTAAAGGATCCTGTCACCCTTGCCTGTGGTCACAGCTACTGTAGCAGCTGTATCGAGGGCTGCTGGGACAAAGATGAGCAGAAGGGAGTCTACAGCTGCCCCCAGTGCAGACAGAGCTTCACTCTGAGGCCTGCTCTGAAGAGGAACTACATGCTGGCTGaggtggtggagaagctgaaggagACAAGAGGAGCCCAGGCCGCCCCCTCTGAGCTGACCAGTCCAGCTGGGCCAGGAGAggtgacctgtgacctctgcACTGGGCCCAGGAAGCAGAGAGCCCTCAAGTCCTGTCTGATGTGTATGGTGTCCTACTGCCAgactcacctccagccccactACCAGGTTCCTGGgctgaagaaacacaagctGGTGGAAGCCACGTCTGGACTGCAGGAGATGATCTGCGCCAGTCATGATTTGCCGCTGTTGGTCTTCTGTCGGACAGACCAGCAGTGTATCTGCATGCTGTGTACCATGGAGGAACATAAAGGCCATGACACGGTGTCAGTCAAatctgagaggaaggagaaacag GACAAGCTGGTCCTGAGTCAGCAGGAAGTCCAGCAGagagtccagcagagagagaaggagctgaaggagctcCAAGAGGCTGTGGAGTCTCTCAAG cgctCTGGTCAGGCAGCAGTGGAGGACAGTGAGAGGATCTTCACTGAGCTGATCCGCTCCATTGAGAGAAGGCGCTCTGAGGTGAAGGATCTGATCAGAGCCCAGCAGGGAGCAGAAGTGAGTCAGGCTGAAGGACtgctggagagactggagcaggagatagctgagctgaggaggagagacgctgagctggagaagctctcacacacagaggacaacaTCCACTTCCTCCAG aactACCAGTCTCTCTCCAGTACCAGTGTATCTTCAGATGTCCCCAgcatctctgttcctcttcaGTACTTCAAACATGTAACTGAGGTGGTCTCTGAGCTGAGAGACAAACTAGAGGAGCTGATCCAGAGAGAGTGGTCCAACATCTCCACCACAG tctcCACAGTGGATGTGTTCCTGCCTCCAGAGCCCAAGACCAGAGCAGACCTCTTACGAT aTTCCTGTCAGCTCActctggacccaaacacagcaaatATGAACCTCTCtttgtctgaggagaacaggaaGGTGACATGTCTAAAGCAGCAGCCATATCCTGACCATCCAGAGAAGTTCACCTACTACAgtcaggtgctgtgtagagaggctCTGTCTGgacgctgttactgggaggtggagaggagaggtggctgtGTTGACATAGCAGTCTCATATAAAGACATCATCAGAACAGACTATAACTCTTACTTTGGTTacaataacaagtcctggaTGTTGCAGTGCTCTAGTGGTGGTTACACGTTCAGACATAACAGTGTTGAGACTGCAGTAACAGGCCCTCAATCCTCCAGAGTAGGAGTGTACCTGGATCACAAGGCAGgtactctgtccttctacagtgTCGTCTCTGACACAGTGACCCTCCTCCACAGAGTCCAGACCACCTTCACCCAGACACTCTACCCTGGGATTGGGCTTAATTTGTTTGGTAACCATGGTGACAGTGCAGAGATTCTGAAGCTGTGGTAG
- the LOC136967812 gene encoding arrestin red cell-like, with translation MVETTRSFLMSDRSLHLEASLDKELYYHGEPISVNVHVTNNSTKTVKRVKISVRQYADICLFSTAQYKCPVAHSETDDQVSPSSTFCKVYTLTPTLTNNREKRGLALDGKLKHEDTNLASSTIVKDVSNKEVLGILVSYRVKVKLVVSRGGDVSVELPFVLMHPKPSDQPPSRPQSAVPESDAPVDTNLIEFETNNFSQDDDFVFEDFARLRLKGMKDDKDEDDHFC, from the exons ATGGTGGAGACCACCCGCAGCTTCCTCATGTCCGACCGCTCCCTGCACCTGGAGGCCTCGCTGGAtaaggag ctctACTACCACGGAGAGCCAATCAGCGTGAACGTCCATGTCACCAACAACTCCACCAAGACAGTGAAGAGGGTCAAGATATccg tacGCCAGTATGCTGATATCTGTCTGTTCAGCACCGCTCAGTACAAGTGTCCTGTAGCCCATTCAGAGACTGA tgacCAGGTGTCCCCCAGCTCTACGTTCTGTAAGGTGTATACCCTCACCCCTACGCTGACCAAcaacagggagaagagagggctgGCCCTGGACGGCAAACTGAAACATGAGGACACCAAcctggcctcctccaccat AGTGAAAGACGTGTCTAATAAGGAGGTCCTGGGAATCCTGGTGTCCTACAGGGTCAAGGTCAAACTGGTGGTGTCCCGCGGAGG GGATGTCTCTGTGGAACTGCCCTTCGTTCTGATGCACCCCAAACCCTCTGACCAACCCCCCTCCAGGCCacagtcag CTGTTCCAGAATCAGATGCCCCAGTGGACACCAACCTGATAGAGTTTGAGaccaa taATTTCTCTCAGGATGATGATTTTGTGTTCGAGGACTTTGCGCGTCTGCGGCTGAAGGGAATGAAGGATGACAAGGATGAGGATGACCACTTCTGctag